In Gossypium arboreum isolate Shixiya-1 chromosome 5, ASM2569848v2, whole genome shotgun sequence, a single genomic region encodes these proteins:
- the LOC108453801 gene encoding uncharacterized protein LOC108453801 isoform X1, producing the protein MICPRGIEMDSATVHEEIDSLFESTPPLKDSAKIIDKLNQVIQFDSPSGEGKGRRVDELLKRCPNLKKIIIFRVISKAKPHKECQVYSSGSSQSVHFANSWKRIVIERNVGAMKQPNDGGIHIMYFTIDSTFYVSFTFMLYLTLRIRGKMPREVYAVAIVGPFPIAVTNLLDLTNG; encoded by the exons atGATTTGTCCAAGGGGAATTGAAATGGATTCTGCAACTGTTCACGAGGAGATCGATtcattattcgagtcaactcctCCTCTCAAAGATTCGGCTAAAATCATAGACAAATTGAATCAAGTCATCCAATTTGATTCTCCTTCAG GAGAAGGAAAAGGGAGGAGGGTAGATGAGCTGCTAAAACGATGCCCAAATCttaagaaaattattatttttagggtTATTTCAAAAGCCAAGCCACACAAGGAATGCCAG GTGTATTCATCTGGCAGCAGTCAATCTGTTCATTTTGCTAATTCGTGGAAAAGAATTG TTATTGAGCGAAATGTTGGTGCCATGAAGCAGCCAAATGATGGAGGAATTCATATT ATGTATTTCACCATTGATTCAACATTCTATGTTTCATTCACATTTATGTTATATCTTACATTACGGATTAGGGGAAAGATGCCAAG GGAAGTGTATGCAGTAGCCATCGTTGGTCCTTTTCCAATTGCTGTAACTAATTTATTGGATTTAACAAATGGGTAG
- the LOC108453801 gene encoding uncharacterized protein LOC108453801 isoform X3 translates to MICPRGIEMDSATVHEEIDSLFESTPPLKDSAKIIDKLNQVIQFDSPSGEGKGRRVDELLKRCPNLKKIIIFRVISKAKPHKECQMYFTIDSTFYVSFTFMLYLTLRIRGKMPREVYAVAIVGPFPIAVTNLLDLTNG, encoded by the exons atGATTTGTCCAAGGGGAATTGAAATGGATTCTGCAACTGTTCACGAGGAGATCGATtcattattcgagtcaactcctCCTCTCAAAGATTCGGCTAAAATCATAGACAAATTGAATCAAGTCATCCAATTTGATTCTCCTTCAG GAGAAGGAAAAGGGAGGAGGGTAGATGAGCTGCTAAAACGATGCCCAAATCttaagaaaattattatttttagggtTATTTCAAAAGCCAAGCCACACAAGGAATGCCAG ATGTATTTCACCATTGATTCAACATTCTATGTTTCATTCACATTTATGTTATATCTTACATTACGGATTAGGGGAAAGATGCCAAG GGAAGTGTATGCAGTAGCCATCGTTGGTCCTTTTCCAATTGCTGTAACTAATTTATTGGATTTAACAAATGGGTAG
- the LOC108453801 gene encoding uncharacterized protein LOC108453801 isoform X2 yields MDSATVHEEIDSLFESTPPLKDSAKIIDKLNQVIQFDSPSGEGKGRRVDELLKRCPNLKKIIIFRVISKAKPHKECQVYSSGSSQSVHFANSWKRIVIERNVGAMKQPNDGGIHIMYFTIDSTFYVSFTFMLYLTLRIRGKMPREVYAVAIVGPFPIAVTNLLDLTNG; encoded by the exons ATGGATTCTGCAACTGTTCACGAGGAGATCGATtcattattcgagtcaactcctCCTCTCAAAGATTCGGCTAAAATCATAGACAAATTGAATCAAGTCATCCAATTTGATTCTCCTTCAG GAGAAGGAAAAGGGAGGAGGGTAGATGAGCTGCTAAAACGATGCCCAAATCttaagaaaattattatttttagggtTATTTCAAAAGCCAAGCCACACAAGGAATGCCAG GTGTATTCATCTGGCAGCAGTCAATCTGTTCATTTTGCTAATTCGTGGAAAAGAATTG TTATTGAGCGAAATGTTGGTGCCATGAAGCAGCCAAATGATGGAGGAATTCATATT ATGTATTTCACCATTGATTCAACATTCTATGTTTCATTCACATTTATGTTATATCTTACATTACGGATTAGGGGAAAGATGCCAAG GGAAGTGTATGCAGTAGCCATCGTTGGTCCTTTTCCAATTGCTGTAACTAATTTATTGGATTTAACAAATGGGTAG
- the LOC108449968 gene encoding mitogen-activated protein kinase 19-like, whose amino-acid sequence MQQDQWKKDLKEDFFTEYGDANQYKIIEVIGKGSYGVVCAALDTHTGKKVAIKKIRDVFDYTSDALRILREVKLLRLLRHPDIVEIKHIMLPPSKREFNDIFVVFELMESDLHEVIKANDDLTREHHQFFLYQMLRAMKYMHTANVYHRDLKPKNILANANCKLKVCDFGLARVAFSDTPTTVFWTDYVATRWYRAPELCGFFFSKYTPAIDIWSIGCIFAEVLMGKPLFPGKSVVHQLELITDLLGTPSPETISGVRNDKARKYLTEMRIKQPVPFSQKFPNVDPLAVRLLQRLLAFDLKDRPTAEEALADPYFKGLAKIEREPSCQQISKLEFEFERRRLVKEDVRELIYREILEYHPQLLKDYINGNEGTNFLYPSAIGQFRKQFAYLEENSGRSVPVFHPERKHTSLPRNTVHSSTIPLNRQSASVLCENQNVTEEASKKVTDAISGNRKLARPPTKVPAAKPGRVVESVITHENPKNTKDGYDAKVFHQTTVLPPQPRSSTNTINQEKSRIQSDMNQQAKLQPQFSMAASQSPAMAVGMKSNPYQQPQAKAEQLNDRLGIDAKILQAQTQFGAVGAAAVAVVAHRTVGTV is encoded by the exons ATGCAGCAGGATCAGTGGAAGAAG GACCTAAAAGAGGACTTTTTCACTGAATATGGCGATGCAAACCAGTACAAAATTATTGAAGTCATTGGGAAGGGAAGCTATGGAGTTGTTTGTGCGGCACTTGACACTCATACTGGTAAGAAAGTCGCAATAAAGAAAATACGAGATGTATTCGACTACACATCTGATGCTTTAAGGATTTTACGTGAAGTCAAGCTGCTTAGACTTCTTAGACATCCTGATATAGTTGAAATTAAGCATATAATGTTGCCACCGTCAAAGAGGGAGTTCAATGATATATTTGTTGTTTTTGAGCTCATGGAGTCTGATCTTCACGAAGTCATCAAAGCTAATGATGACTTAACCCGTGAACACCACCAGTTTTTCCTTTACCAAATGCTTCGTGCAATGAAATATATGCATACAG CTAATGTCTACCATCGTGACCTTAAACCAAAGAATATACTGGCAAATGCCAATTGCAAGCTTAAAGTTTGCGACTTCGGGCTAGCAAGAGTTGCATTTAGTGACACCCCAACCACCGTCTTTTGGACG GACTATGTTGCTACGCGATGGTACAGGGCACCAGAGCTGTGTGGATTTTTCTTTTCCAAG TATACACCGGCTATTGATATTTGGAGCATTGGCTGCATCTTTGCCGAGGTATTGATGGGGAAGCCTCTATTTCCTGGAAAAAGTGTCGTTCATCAATTGGAATTGATCACTGATCTTTTGGGGACACCTTCACCTGAAACTATTTCTGGA GTCCGAAATGATAAAGCACGAAAATACTTGACAGAAATGCGGATAAAACAACCTGTGCCTTTCTCACAGAAGTTCCCAAATGTAGACCCGTTAGCAGTGCGGCTATTGCAGAGGCTGTTGGCGTTTGATCTAAAAGACCGACCAACCGCTGAGGAG GCATTAGCCGATCCTTACTTCAAAGGCTTGGCTAAAATTGAGAGGGAACCTTCTTGTCAGCAAATCTCGAAATTAGAGTTCGAGTTTGAGAGGCGAAGGTTGGTAAAGGAGGATGTTAGGGAATTAATTTACAGAGAGATACTAGAATATCATCCTCAGCTGCTCAAAGACTATATAAACGGAAATGAAGGAACTAATTTTCTTTATCCGAG TGCCATTGGTCAATTCAGAAAGCAGTTTGCATATCTTGAAGAAAACAGTGGTAGAAGTGTGCCGGTTTTCCATCCGGAGAGGAAGCACACGTCCCTACCGAG GAATACAGTTCATTCCAGTACAATACCTCTGAATAGGCAGTCAGCTTCGGTTTTGTGTGAGAATCAAAACGTTACCGAAGAGGCTTCCAAAAAAGTAACTGATGCAATTTCTGGTAATCGAAAGTTAGCACGTCCTCCAACTAAGGTGCCAGCAG CAAAACCCGGGAGAGTTGTCGAATCTGTCATAACACATGAGAATCCAAAGAATACTAAAGATGGTTACGATGCTAAGGTCTTTCACCAAACCACAGTCCTTCCTCCGCAGCCCCGTTCCAGCACCAACACCATAAATCAAGAGAAATCCAGAATACAGAGTGACATGAATCAACAAGCAAAACTGCAACCACAGTTCAGCATGGCCGCAAGCCAATCCCCAGCAATGGCTGTCGGCATGAAGAGCAACCCGTATCAACAACCGCAAGCAAAGGCAGAGCAATTAAATGATAGATTGGGCATTGATGCAAAAATTCTGCAGGCACAAACCCAGTTTGGTGCAGTCGGTGCTGCTGCTGTGGCTGTAGTTGCCCATAGGACTGTAGGTACAGTTTAG
- the LOC108453334 gene encoding SART-1 family protein DOT2, protein MEKDRYDREDDASRERRLGGAYSDELEQTEKHRSKDKKKSSREEEKDHRNRDRERDRSKRSSDEILKEREKDSLEKDRVSTRERRKDDRDEHGKDRAKDSKVREKEKDYDRDKHREKEHEREREKDRKDRGKDKDRERDRESEKERGKDKSRDRDREKEKERDKAKEREKERDKLKDREKEREGEKDRDREKGKDRSKQKNRETDLEKERSRDRDNVVKNHEEDYEGSKDGELALDYEDRRDKDEAELNAGSNASLVQASSSELEERIVRMKEVRLKKKSEGLSEVSAWVSRSRKLEDKRNAEKEKALQLSKIFEEQDNFVQGEDEDEEADNRPSHDLGGVKVLHGLDKVMDGGAVVLTLKDQSILADGDLNEDVDMLENIEIGEQKQRDEAYKAAKKKTGVYDDKFNEDPGSEKKILPQYDDPVADEGVTLDERGRFTGEAEKKLDELRKRLLGVPTNNRVEDLNNVGKVSSDYYTQEEMLRFKKPKKKKALRKKEKLDIDALEAEAVSAGLGAGDLGSRNDSRRQAIKEEEARSEAEKRNNAYQAAFAKADEASKSLRLEQTLTVKPEEDENQVFADDEEDLYKSLEKARRLALKKQEEKSGPQAVALLAATSASNQTTDDQNTSTGEAQENKVVITEMEEFVWGLQLDEEAHKPDSEDVFMDEDEVPGASEQDRENGENEVGGWTEVVDTSADEKPANEDNNEVVPDETIHEIAVGKGLSGALKLLKDRGTLKETIEWGGRNMDKKKSKLVGIVDDDHETDNRFKDIRIERTDEFGRIVTPKEAFRMLSHKFHGKGPGKMKQEKRMKQYQEELKLKQMKNSDTPSLSVERMREAQAQLKTPYLVLSGHVKPGQTSDPASGFATVEKDFPGGLTPMLGDRKVEHFLGIKRKAEAGNSGTPKKPKT, encoded by the exons ATGGAGAAGGATCGATATGATAGGGAAGATGATGCTTCTAGAGAACGCAGGCTTGGAGGAGCCTACAGTGATGAATTAGAGCAAACCGAAAAGCATCGGAGTAAGGACAAGAAGAAGAGCAGTCGAGAAGAAGAAAAGGATCATCGAAATAGGGATAGAGAACGGGACCGTTCTAAGAGAAGCAGTGATGAGATCTtgaaagaaagggagaaagatTCCTTGGAGAAGGATAGAGTGTCAACCAGGGAGAGGAGGAAGGATGACAGAGATGAGCACGGGAAAGACAGAGCTAAAGATAGTAAGGTGAGGGAAAAAGAGAAAGATTATGACAGGGATAAGCATAGAGAAAAAGAACATGAGCGTGAGAGAGAAAAGGACCGAAAGGATCGAGGAAAGGATAAGGACAGGGAGAGGGATAGGGAGTCTGAGAAGGAAAGGGGAAAGGACAAAAGTAGAGATAGGGACagagaaaaggaaaaggaaagagaCAAGGCCAAGGAAAGGGAAAAGGAGAGAGACAAACTTAAGGATCGAGAGAAGGAGAGGGAAGGAGAGAAGGATAGAGATAGAGAGAAGGGAAAAGATAGAAGTAAACAGAAAAATAGAGAGACGGACCTAGAGAAGGAGAGATCAAGAGATAGGGACAATGTGGTCAAAAACCATGAGGAAGATTATGAAGGAAGCAAAGATGGAGAACTTGCGTTAGACTATGAAGATCGTAGAGATAAGGATGAAGCTGAACTGAATGCTGGAAGCAATGCTAGTTTAGTGCAGGCATCTTCATCAGAGCTCGAGGAGCGCATAGTGAG AATGAAAGAGGTCAGATTGAAAAAGAAATCTGAAGGTCTCTCAGAGGTTTCAGCATGGGTTAGTAGAAGTCGTAAGCTTGAGGACAAAAGGAATGCTGAAAAGGAGAAAGCTTTGCAGCTATCAAAGATTTTTGAAGAGCAG GATAATTTCGTTCAAGGAGAAGATGAAGATGAGGAAGCTGATAATCGCCCTAGTC ATGATCTAGGAGGGGTTAAAGTTCTTCATGGCCTTGACAAAGTGATGGATGGTGGAGCTGTCGTTTTAACACTCAAAGATCAGAGCATACTTGCTGATGGTGACCTTAATGAAG ATGTTGATATGCTTGAAAATATTGAAATTGGAGAGCAGAAGCAGCGGGATGAGGCTTACAAGGCTGCAAAGAAGAAAACCGGGGTTTATGATGATAA GTTCAACGAAGATCCTGGTTCTGAGAAAAAAATACTGCCACAATATGATGATCCAGTTGCAGATGAG gGTGTAACTCTGGATGAAAGGGGGCGCTTTACTGGTGAAGCTGAAAAGAAATTAGATGAG CTGCGTAAAAGGTTACTAGGTGTTCCCACTAATAACCGTGTTGAAGATCTGAATAATGTTGGGAAGGTTTCATCGGATTATTACACCCAAGAGGAAATGCTTCGATTTAAAAAGCCCAAAAAGAAGAAAGCTTTGCGGAAGAAAGAGAAGTTGGATATAGATGCCCTTGAAGCAGAAGCTGTCTCTGCCGGGCTGGGTGCTGGAGACCTTGGATCTAGGAATGACTCTAGAAGACAAGCAATTAAAGAAGAGGAGGCCAGATCCGAGGCTGAAAAGAGAAATAATGCATACCAAGCAGCATTTGCCAAAGCAGATGAGGCATCAAAATCACTGCGGCTCGAACAAACTCTTACAGTTAAACCTGAGGAAGATGAAAATCAGGTTTTTGCTGATGATGAAGAGGATCTTTATAAATCCCTTGAAAAAGCAAGGAGGTTGGCTCTTAAAAAGCAAGAAGAAAAATCAGGTCCACAAGCTGTAGCGCTCCTTGCTGCCACATCTGCTAGCAATCAAACTACAGATGATCAAAATACCTCAACTGGAGAGGCACAAGAAAACAAGGTTGTGATCACAGAGATGGAGGAGTTTGTATGGGGTCTTCAGCTTGATGAAG AAGCCCATAAGCCTGACAGTGAAGATGTCTTCATGGATGAGGATGAAGTGCCAGGAGCTTCTGAACAAGATAGAGAAAATGGAGAAAACGAGGTGGGTGGATGGACAGAGGTCGTTGATACTAGTGCTGATGAAAAACCTGCTAATGAGGACAACAATGAGGTTGTTCCAGATGAAACCATTCACGAAATTGCGGTTGGCAAAGGATTATCAGGTGCGCTGAAGCTGCTTAAAGATCGAGGAACACTTAAAGAAACTATTGAATGGGGTGGCCGAAACATGGACAAGAAAAAGAGCAAACTTGTTGGCATTGTAGACGATGATCACGAAACTGATAATAGATTTAAAGATATTCGCATTGAAAGGACAGATGAATTTGGTCGAATT GTGACTCCTAAGGAAGCCTTCCGGATGCTTTCTCATAAATTTCATGGCAAGGGGCCTGGCAAAATGAAGCAAGAAAAGCGAATGAAGCAATATCAGGAAGAGTTGAAGCTGAAGCAAATGAAAAATTCAGATACACCTTCACTTTCAGTGGAGAGGATGAGGGAAGCTCAAGCTCAGCTGAAAACACCCTACCTTGTCCTTAGTGGTCACGTCAAACCAGG GCAAACTAGTGATCCTGCAAGTGGCTTTGCTACTGTTGAGAAGGATTTTCCGGGAGGCTTGACGCCTATGCTTGGTGATAGAAAG GTTGAGCATTTCTTGGGAATCAAGCGCAAGGCTGAGGCAGGGAATTCAGGCACACCAAAGAAGCCTAAAACTTGA